One Abyssisolibacter fermentans genomic window, ATCCTCAATCATTCTAGGATGTTCTATAAATCTTCCTAATTCTCTAAAATTCTCATCATACACAATAAAAGTCGGTATTTTTACTTTATCATTATTTTCTCTGACAAAAAAAGCTTCATTACCTTCTCTACCAACTATTGATAAATCTATATTAGTATTATAGGTCCTCATTTTTTCTATTACTGGGACATTTATCATACAATCAGGACACCAGATTTCTGCACATATTAATATATTAATTTTTTTAGTTACACTTTTTATTTTGTCTATTAAAGACTTATTAAATTCAAGTTTTTCATAAATTTGCAACGTTTTTTCTTTGTAAGCATATGTATCTTGATTTACAAAATTACTAAATGATATCCCACTTTTATAAAAATCATAAATATCCATCTTATACCCCCGTTTATATAATCATACAAACACCTTATTATCTATTCTATGCTAATAAGCAATAAGTATTATATAAAAGTCTTTAAATTTTGTTGATACATTAAATTATAATATATATGATAATAAGATACAACTTGTATTTATTTGATGTCACGGCAATCACATGAAATTTGATGTCAATAAAGCTTTTATTCAAAATCTTTTAAAAAAAAAGGCTGCACACTATTTATTATGTAATATCTTTAGGGATGTATCTATTAATTTATATTTTTACACGCATGATAAAAAAACTTATTTTTTAATAAGCCTTTTTTATCCTACATGTAATCTTTTCTTATTTTGAAATTTTTTCAAAGTTAATACTAAATGTAACTTGTAACTCACATTTATTTATAAAATTTTCATATAATACCATAATGATGATAATTAATACAGCTAGGACAATACTACTGCCAATGTACTATTTGTATACTATGTTTTGCAGTAAGTGGATCAATAGTTTCTATGTATTCTACAGGTTTATCGTTAATAGTTTTAAATATTAATTTGTTACCATATTTTTTAATATCCTTTTCGTTATAATACTTACTATCAGCACCAGTTATTCTCCACTTGTTTCCTTCTTTTAATATATAATATTTCTTCTCTATAATTAATGGTCCATCTTTACCAAAATCCTTATCTTCAAATTCTATTTTAGTCTTAGTATAAATAGTTTTTGTATTATCTTTAATATCATATACTTTTGATATTTTAAGCTGAGTTTTACATTCTACTATTTTTGTATATTTTATTTTTTCTCCCATACCATTTTCATATACATCTATATAATATTCCTTATCTATCTCAGGATTAGGAAAAATTCTTTTAAGATGCTTTTTATCAGTATATGTACTGCTATAGATATCTTTGATTTCTTTCATATATTCATCATAACCAATCTCATAGCAACTAAATTTACTGTCTAATATTTCTGTTTTCTCTATTAAGCTTTGAATTTCATTATTTTCATTACTACAACTAATAAACAGTAAAGACAATATCGAAATTACAATAATAAAAACAAGATTTCTTTTAATCATTAAAAACACCCCTTTAAATTTCTACCATTTTTATCAAATAGTTTTTCATTTAATGATAAAAAGTACATTTGCATGAACAAATGTATATAGTATTATAAAAAAATTTCAATATTCTAAAGTATCAGGATAAATAGTCTTTACATATTCTACTGGTTCATTATTAAATGTTGTTAACATCAATTCTTTTCCAAACGCCTTCTTATTAGCACTTCTTAATTTGTTGGTATGTTGCATTTTTTCATGTCCTGTTATTTTCCACTTATTTTCCTCTTTTGATATATAATATCTATTCGTTATAATTAGTGGCCCATCTTCACTTAAAGTTTCATCTTCAAATTCTATTTTTGCTATAGTAAAAACATTTTTTATATTCTCGTCAAAATCATATACTTTTGAAATCTTAACTTCAACATTTCTTTCTAATGTTTTTACGAATTTCATTGTTTTTTCTATACCATTTTCATATACATTTATATAATATTCCTTATCTATATCGCCATGCAATCCCATTCTTTTTAGATGCTTTTCTTCAGTATATGTATTACTAAATACATCTTTAATTTTTCTCATATACTCATCATAATCAATCTCATAACCACTAAATTTATTATCTAATACTTCTGCTTTTTCTACTAAGCTTTGAATTTTACTGTTTTCATTATTGCCACAACTAATAACCAATAAAGATAATATTGAAATTACAATAATAAAAATAAGATTTTTTTTAACCACCAACGCCACCCCTTTTATAAAATTAATAACATTTGTTATGCCAGAAGCTACTGCGATGATATTTTTACTATTAATGTTATTATTAATAATTCTAACATATATTTTTTATATTGTTAATATTTCCTTTAAACTTTAAAAAAATCGTAATACCTAAAGAACGTCCAAAAAATACTGGGCGTTTAAGAATGAGTTAAATGCAAGGCACCATTAAAATTTTGAAAATGAGCGTACTTCCCCGTACGTGATTAATTGTGAGAATTTTTAACAATCCCTTTCTTAAAATAAATAAAACAATTAACCAAAAACTACTAGACGCTTTAGAATGAGTAAAATGCAAGGCACCAAAATATTTTAGTGAAAGAGCGTACTTTTGTACGTGATTGAACTAAAAATAATAAGGAAACTCCTACTCACTAACATTCCTAGGAGTAAGTGACTCACACCAAATCACAGATTAGAGTTCTAATTAATGTAACTCACTACTCACTTTCGTTCCTAGGAGTAAGTGACTCACACCAAATCACAGATTAGAGTTCTAATTAATGTAACTCACTACTCACTTTCGTTCCTAGGAGTAAGTGATTCACACCAAATCAT contains:
- a CDS encoding thioredoxin family protein — translated: MDIYDFYKSGISFSNFVNQDTYAYKEKTLQIYEKLEFNKSLIDKIKSVTKKINILICAEIWCPDCMINVPVIEKMRTYNTNIDLSIVGREGNEAFFVRENNDKVKIPTFIVYDENFRELGRFIEHPRMIEDIILSGNQPNIIVAKRKYKKGEYAQETLLDILNIITGDYDYPYNME